In Myotis daubentonii chromosome 16, mMyoDau2.1, whole genome shotgun sequence, one DNA window encodes the following:
- the LOC132218110 gene encoding LOW QUALITY PROTEIN: ZZ-type zinc finger-containing protein 3-like (The sequence of the model RefSeq protein was modified relative to this genomic sequence to represent the inferred CDS: substituted 1 base at 1 genomic stop codon), with protein MAASRSTRVIRPTVGLNGLDESFCGRTLRNRSIAHPEEISSHSQVRSRSPKKRPEPVQIQKGNNSGRTTDLKQQSTRESWVSPRKRRLSSEKDNIERQSVENCEKRQTEPVSPVLKRIKRCLRSEAPNSSEEDSPVKSDKESAEQRSTVVDNDADFQGTKRACRCLLLDDCEKREIKKVNVSEEGPLNSAVVEEITGYLAVNGVDDSDSAGVNSDDCQPDGNTKQNSAGSYPLQEKSVAENGDSDAHTSVFLDSRKEDSYIDHNVPCTNSEVQVKLEDHKRVTACVPVEHVNQMTTEPATGPFPEIQSLRDSEEEADVVGDSSASKEQCNESTNNALDTRLERMPDSGELEPSSILDGVSAQTMSLSEPQEHRYTLRTSPRRAAPTRSSPTKNSSPCRENGQLEENNLSPNETNVTVSDTISEAPTNPDEVSQNDKRICCDSENYGSEGQSKPPSEARLNSGNLPSAKESANPHITEEEDDDPDVYYFESDHVALKHNKDYQRLLQTIAVLEAQRSQAVQDLESLGRHQEEALKNPIXFVEKLQKKADTGLPYPQRVVQLPEIVWDQYTNSLGNFESEFKNRKRHTRRVKLVFDKGLPARPKSPSDPKKDGESLSYSMLPLSDGPEGSSSRPQMIRGRLCDDTKPETFNQLWTVEEQKKLEQLLLKYPPEEVESRRWQKIADELGNRTAKQVASRVQKYFIKLTKAGIPVPGRTPNLYTYSKKSSTSRRQHPLNKHLFKPSTFMTSHEPPVYMDEDDDRSCFHSHMSTAMEEASDEESIPIMYRNLPEYKELLQFKKLKKQKLQQMQAESGFVQHLGFKCDNCGIEPIQGVRWHCQDCPPEMSLDFCDSCSDCLHETDIHKEGHQLEPVYRSETFLDRDYCVSQGTSYNYLDPNYFPANR; from the coding sequence ATGGCTGCTTCCCGATCTACTCGTGTTATAAGACCAACAGTGGGGTTAAACGGCTTGGATGAATCTTTTTGTGGTAGAACTTTAAGAAATCGTAGCATTGCTCACCCTGAAGAAATCTCTTCTCATTCTCAAGTACGATCAAGATCACCAAAGAAGAGACCAGAGCCTGTGCAAATTCAGAAGGGAAATAATAGTGGGAGAACTACTGATTTAAAACAGCAAAGTACTCGAGAGTCATGGGTAAGCCCTAGGAAAAGAAGACTTTCTTCAGAAAAAGATAATATAGAAAGGCAGTCTGTAGAAAATTGTGAGAAAAGGCAAACGGAACCTGTTTCAccagttttaaaaagaattaagcGTTGTCTTAGATCTGAAGCACCAAACAGTTCAGAAGAAGATTCACCTGTAAAATCAGACAAGGAGTCAGCAGAACAGAGAAGTACAGTAGTGGACAATGATGCAGATTTTCAAGGGACTAAACGAGCTTGTCGATGTCTTCTACTGGATGATTGTGagaaaagggaaattaaaaaGGTGAATGTCAGTGAGGAGGGGCCACTTAATTCTGCAGTAGTTGAAGAAATCACAGGCTATTTGGCTGTCAATGGTGTTGATGACAGTGATTCAGCTGGTGTAAACTCTGATGACTGTCAGCCTGATGGGAACACTAAACAAAATAGCGCTGGTTCCTACCCGTTGCAGGAAAAATCAGTAGCTGAAAATGGGGATTCGGACGCCCACACTTCAGTGTTTCTTGATAGTAGGAAGGAGGACAGTTATATAGACCATAACGTGCCTTGCACGAATTCAGAAGTGCAGGTCAAGTTGGAGGACCACAAAAGAGTAACTGCCTGCGTGCCCGTGGAGCATGTTAATCAGATGACGACTGAGCCAGCTACAGGCCCATTTCCTGAAATTCAGTCTTTAAGGGATTCTGAGGAGGAAGCAGATGTGGTGGGAGATAGCAGTGCCTCAAAAGAGCAGTGTAATGAAAGTACCAACAACGCCCTGGACACAAGACTTGAGCGTATGCCAGACTCCGGAGAACTGGAACCATCTTCTATTCTAGACGGTGTGTCAGCTCAAACGATGTCTTTATCAGAACCTCAAGAACATCGATATACTCTGAGAACTTCACCACGAAGGGCAGCCCCTACCAGAAGTAGTCCCACGAAAAACAGTTCTCCTTGCAGAGAAAATGGACAACTGGAGGAGAATAATCTGAGTCCCAATGAAACAAATGTAACTGTTAGTGATACTATAAGTGAGGCTCCCACAAATCCTGATGAAGTTTCTCAGAATGATAAAAGGATATGTTGTGACTCTGAAAATTATGGGAGTGAAGGGCAAAGTAAGCCACCCTCGGAGGCAAGACTCAATAGTGGAAATTTGCCATCTGCCAAAGAGAGTGCCAATCCGCACATTACAGAAGAGGAAGATGATGATCCCGATGTTTATTACTTTGAATCAGATCATGTGGCACTGAAACACAACAAAGATTATCAGAGACTATTGCAGACGATTGCTGTACTCGAGGCTCAACGTTCTCAAGCAGTCCAGGATCTTGAAAGTTTAGGCAGACACCAGGAAGAAGCACTAAAAAATCCCATTTGATTTGTGGAGAAACTCCAGAAGAAGGCTGATACAGGGCTTCCATATCCACAGAGAGTTGTTCAATTGCCCGAGATTGTATGGGACCAATATACCAAtagtcttgggaactttgaaagcGAATTTAAAAATCGTAAAAGACATACTAGGAGAGTTAAGCTAGTTTTTGATAAAGGTTTACCTGCTAGACCAAAAAGTCCTTCAGATCCTAAGAAGGATGGAGAGTCCCTTTCATACTCTATGTTGCCTTTGAGTGATGGCCCAGAAGGCTCAAGCAGTCGTCCTCAAATGATAAGAGGACGTCTGTGTGATGAcaccaaacctgaaacctttaACCAGTTGTGGACTGTTGAAGAACAGAAAAAGCTTGAACAGCTACTCCTGAAATACCCTCCTGAAGAAGTGGAATCTCGACGCTGGCAAAAGATAGCAGATGAGCTGGGCAATAGGACAGCAAAACAGGTTGCCAGCCGAGTGCAGAAGTATTTCATAAAACTAACTAAAGCTGGCATTCCAGTCCCAGGCAGAACACCAAACTTATATACATACTCCAAAAAGTCTTCAACAAGCAGACGACAGCACCCTCTTAATAAGCATCTCTTTAAACCTTCCACTTTTATGACTTCCCACGAACCACCAGTGTATATGGATGAAGATGATGACCGATCTTGTTTTCATAGCCACATGAGCACTGCTATGGAGGAGGCATCAGATGAGGAAAGTATTCCTATTATGTATAGGAATTTACCTGAATATAAGGAACTGTTacagtttaaaaagttaaagaagcAGAAACTTCAGCAAATGCAAGCTGAAAGTGGATTTGTACAACACTTGGGTTTCAAGTGTGATAACTGTGGCATAGAGCCTATCCAGGGTGTTCGGTGGCATTGCCAGGATTGTCCTCCAGAAATGTCTTTGGATTTCTGTGATTCTTGTTCAGACTGCCTACATGAAACAGATATTCACAAAGAAGGTCACCAGTTAGAACCTGTGTATAGGTCAGAGACATTTTTAGACAGAGACTACTGTGTGTCCCAGGGCACCAGTTATAATTACCTTGACCCAAACTACTTTCCAGCCAACAGATGA